Within Nitrospira sp. MA-1, the genomic segment CATCCGCCCCTTTATTCCGTTCAGGTTGACCGGAACGTTCCATTGCCTGATCAACGGTATCAGTAGTCAGTACTCCGAAAATAATAGGAATTCCAGTATCCAGGGATGCTTGGCCGATCCCGCGACTTGTCTCTGCACAAATATATTCGAAGTGTGGCGTTTCCCCGCGAATCACTGCCCCTAAACAGATAACAACATCAAATCGATGAGATTGGGCCAGTGTTTTTGCAATTAATGGAATCTCAAATGCCCCAGGAACTCGAATGACCTGCCTGTGGTCTGGTGGGGTTCCTAACTGGGTTAAGGTGGATTCAGCAGCAGCCAATAAGCGGCTGGTCACGACCTCGTTAAACGTACTAACCACGATCGCTACCTGACAATCTACCTCATTTCCACGACGCTCCTGATTCACCATGCTAGTTAAGTGTTTCCTTAAGACTCAATCCCTGATTATTAAAAGTGAGAGAGGGGCGATCAGTGTGTACCACTTGCCAGTGGGAACCGCAAGTCCCCATTACACATTATTCAAGAGGTGACCTAATTTGGCTTTTTTCGTGCGTAAGTAATGCACATTTGACTCCTGGGGCACAATCTCAATGGACACGCGTTCCACGACTTCCAAGCCATAACCCTCGATCCCCACAATT encodes:
- the ribH gene encoding 6,7-dimethyl-8-ribityllumazine synthase; translation: MVNQERRGNEVDCQVAIVVSTFNEVVTSRLLAAAESTLTQLGTPPDHRQVIRVPGAFEIPLIAKTLAQSHRFDVVICLGAVIRGETPHFEYICAETSRGIGQASLDTGIPIIFGVLTTDTVDQAMERSGQPERNKGADAARMALEMAVLMKQLSRTSIRQSGFLRESTTS